CCGCTCGCGAACGTCAGCCCGGCCCGCGTGTTCACCTGCACCTGTTTGACGCCGGCCATCTGGTACTCGACCGGGTCCTCGATGCTCACGATGTTGCGCTCCGGCGTGTTGATCCGCGCCAGCGAGGCGTACAGTGTCGTCGTCTTGCCGCTGCCGGTCGGCCCGGTGACGATGATCATGCCGTACGGCTTCGTGATCAGGGTCTCCCACGCGGCCAGGAGCGAGCCGGGGAGACCGAGCAGGTTGAGCGACACGCTCGCGCTCGTTTGATCGAGCACACGAATGACGATGTTCTCCCCCAGCACCGTCGGCAGGCTGCTGACGCGGAGATCGTATTCCCTGCCGTTGAGCCGCGTGTGGATGTGCCCGTCCTGGGGCAGGCGGCGCTCCGCGATGTCCATGTTGGCGAGGATCTTCACGCGCGAGATGAGAGCGGCCTGAAGCTGCTTCGGCGGCGCCATGACCTCCCGAAGCAGCCCGTCGACGCGGAACCGGACCTTCACGTCCTGCCGGTGCGGCTCCAGGTGGATGTCACTTGCCCCGGCCTGGATGGCCTGCTGGATCACCTGATTGACGACGCGGACAATCGGCGCCTCCTCGACCATCGAGCGGAGACGCTCCACGGTGATCTCCTCGTCCCGCGCGGAGGTCTCCGGAACTTCGGCGTCCGACCCCGGCGTGGACGTCTTGAGAAACTGCTCTACGTCGGCCGCGATCCCGTAGAACCGGCTTTGGGCCCGCGTGATGTCCTCCGGGCTGGCGATGACGATCTCGACGTCCAGGCCGGTGAGCAGGCGGATGTCGTCGATCGCCACCACGTTCGACGGATCGGGCATCGCCACGACGAGCCGGTCCTGCTTGCGGGCGACCGCGACCACGTTGTGGCGTTGGGCCAGATTCCCGGGGACGAGCCGCGCCGCCTCGGCGTCGACGCCGTCCTCGGCCAGTTCGGTGAAAACCAGTCCCCACCGCTGCGCGAGCGCCCGCGCGAACTGGCGCTCGCTCAAGACGCCCATCTGCACCAACTCGCGGCTGAGACGCGGCCCATGCTTGCGCAGGACCTCGACCGCCTGGTCCAGGACCTGTTTCGGCAGCCCCAAGTCCCGCAGCGCCTCGAGCGAACGTCCGAACTCCGCGCGCCGTTTTTTCCCGGTCAGTGTGACTTCGCGACGATCCGCGAGCGTCGTTGTGGTAGAGGCTTTCGGCCCGGCCATGGCAAATTCGCGAGAGTCTCCCGGCATGATACGTATATGCCCTTCGCAATAAGGTTTTTAGACGGGGGATTCCTGGCCCCGGCCGGTCCGGCGCCGATCGCCGTACAGTCGAGGCACTCGTTGGACAGGGAGATCGTGACCTCGCCGGCGACGTGCCCAAGCGTAGGGAGATCACCCGCGACGTCACTTTGGAGGCGGTCCCACACCGGTGCGCCGTTGATGAACGCGTACGCGATCCGCGTGTGGAGCGTGCCCCAATTGTAGAAAACGGTGAACGCCTGGAGAAGGCCCCGCGCGTCCACGACCGCCTCCAGCGCATACGGCGGACCGGGCCGAACGATCCGCGACTTCATCATCGGTGATGTGTACAGCCACTTTGCGACCGCCCGCCGCGCGCCGGTGTCTTCGGTGCGCCCCGATAGCGGTGACCGGTAGGTCGCCATCGTCTGCGTGACGATGTCCCGCCGCACGCCGCCGATCGCGTACCCGTCCTCAGGCGCGTCGTCGAGCATGAAGAAGTCGTGGGCGTGAAAGTCGGGCAGGTCGTCCGGTTGAGTCTCGATCCGCTCTTTGATGACCCGCTGAACCACCCGCGTGAACGGCCGCAGCACGAGCGGCAGGCGCATCTCGCGAATGGCGAGCATCCGGTGGAGCGGCTCACCCGGCCTGTGCCACTCCGTAAGCGCCCCCCGGGCGGTCGCCGTGAGCCGGCCGCCGCCGGCATACCGGACCGCGAGCAGCACCGCGAAATCTGCCTTCATCGTGTAGGCATCCGAGGGCTTCGGCGCGAGGGCGAGCCGCATCAACTCATCGACCGAAGGGGTCTCTGCGCCACCGGGCAAGGCGGCCGCGAGCGTGAGGAGGACGGCGCACACCGCAGTCCTTCCGGCGTTGATTCGACTTTTCCGCAACCAGGCACGCACCATCTCTCACCCGATGGCGGATACTTCGGCATCGGCGTCGCGTTGCTTTCTTTCATGGTAGGCTGGGCGGGACGCGCGCCTACCCGGATCGGCGACCCGCTACTTGACGGCTATCACCTTCGCGTGCATAAACGGATGATTCAGGCACGTATACTCGTACATGCCCGGCCTGATCACCGTGACCGTAAAGCTGTGACCGGGCGCCACCTGCCCCGAGTCCCACACGTTGTGGTCCGCCGTCGCGGTATGCGGCACGACATCGTCGTTGGTCCACGTCAGCTTCTGTCCAACCTTGATCGTGATCGCCGCCGGCTCGAACGCGAAGTTCTTCACCTGAATCCGGACGCCGGTGCCCACCGGGTTCGCCGATGCCGCCGCCCGAGGAGACACGCCGGTCCAGGCGACGCCGATCACGAGCAGCAGTGCAGCCATCAGGGTCGCGGCACCGCGCGCCATTGGCGCGCCTCGGAATCTCGCCCTGCCTGCCATTGTGCGCCGTCCTTTTCCACGGTGTGCCGGCGCGCCGACGGAGTCGTTTCGGCCGCGGCCGCCCGTGATTGTTCGCTCAGACGTGAATACACCGGAACGGGGCGCCCGGATTGGCGTTCACGGATCGGCCCGCCCCCCCTGGCCGGCGTTGGGTTCAATGAGAAGGGGGACGACCGGCGTGCGGCCGTCCCCTTTGTTGCGGTCCTCGTTTTCGCTACGGGTACGGGTTGCTCGGCGACCCCGGTTGACCGCTCACGATCACCGGCCCGCGCGGGTTCGGGCTCCCGCGTGCCGGCTCACGCGTGACCTCGATCGCATCCGGCATCACCGCCACCCCGGTCCCCTCGACGATCAGCCGCGCGTCGCCGCGGGCGTCTGGACGCACCGTTCCCAACGACGTCCAGGTCCTGCCGTGTCGCGCCCAGGCCTGATAGGTCTCGCCCGCGGGCGCCGCCGGGAACTTCTCCAGCGTCAGCACGGCGATGGCCGCGCCTGTGTGTCCGCGGTACACGGCATGTGTCTCCGGTGGAACCCCCGCAGTCGCGCGGAGGCGGACGGCGACCGTCTCACTCGAAGTCAGCAGCGCCAGGGCCCGCGCGTCGAGCCCGCGCGCCGCCTGCTCGTTGCGAATCCCCAGCACGGCCCCAAGGCCTGCGGCTACGAGGACCAGCACGCCGAGCGCGGGCGCGAGCCCGACGCGGAGCTTCTGCAGACCCGCGCGGATGCGAGTCTTGGCGGTGCCGAGCGGCAGCTGGAGGGTCGCCGCCACCTGATCGTGCGTCAGTCCCTCCAGGAAGGCCATCTCCAGCACCCGGCGCTGCCCCTGCGGCAGCGCGTTCAGCGCCTCCCGGACTTCCGCCCGCCGCGCCTCGAGATCAACGACTTCGTCGGGACCGGGCATCGGATCGGCCGCCTCGGCGACGCGCAGGCCGTCGGGATCGTCCTCCAGCTGCGGCTGACGGCTCCGACGTCGCAGCTCGTTCAGGATCCGGTAATGGGCGATCTGAAATGCCCACGCGCGAAAGGTGCCCCGCTCCGGCGCGAATGTGCCGGCCTTCCGCCAGATCGCGAGGAACACTTCCTGCACGATCTCTTCGGCGGTCGTCCGGTCCAGCGTCTGGGCGGCGAGCGAGAAAATCCGCGCCGCGTACCGGGTGTAGAGAGGCCCGAGGGCCTCCTGCCGGCCGGCAGCCAGCTGCTGCATTAGCTCTTCGTCGCTGCTCTCGCGTCCGCCGGGATTCACGGGAATCCCGCGGGTCTCCCGGTGCCACCTCCACCGCGGATACTGCCGCGGGCGCATCAGTTTCCGACCGCCAGCGGAGCGCGCATGAACGCGCGGCCGGTGCGCACAAACTCGCAAATCCCGGTACTCGGAAGGGTCACTCGAATCGCCTCCGACGCCTGCTACTGCATACTACACCGGCGCGCGCGCGTCGGATGTAATCGATCCGACACCGCTATTGTCGCGACATCGTAACAGGACGAGCGACCCGGCATCCATGCACGCGCCGGGGTGTATCTGAGGGTGAAGAGACTCGGAGAGAGGAGGGAGAGACAATGCGGAAGATTTTTGCGGGCTTCACCCTGGCCGCGGCGTTGGGCCTGTGCGGATCCACGGCGTTCGCGGGAGACGATCTCCACGACGTTCAGCCCATCGGGGACGCGCCGGTCCGTCTGATGCCCGCACAATATGACGCGGGCGCAATGGCCGGGCCCGGGCAGCCTGCCCTGGGGCCGATGCAGCAGATCCGCCAGGCAATCGGGAACGACGGACAGCAGTAGGGAACGCGGCCGGCCGCCCGGGAACCAACGAGGCGGCCGGCCTACCCTCTACACCACTACGCCACGGCAACCTTGTTCGTGCGGCCGACCCGGTCTTATCCACACTGTCCACAGTTTATTAGAACACTCGTTTGCACCGCTGGATTCCACGGTGGTCGCCCGATTGCCTACAGTCAGGCTACGGTGGACGGTTCACGCCGCCCGAAGGATTTTCTGACAAGCGGTGGCGCGGGCGCCACGGCGTCGGCCAGGCGGGCAATGATCGGATTGCCAAGACCCTCCTCGAGCAAGCGGTGACCGATGGCTGAAGCATGGTCGGCTAGCCGGCTCGCGAAGTCATTCACCCGCCGGACCAAGACGTCAGGATCGAGGCGCAACTCTTCCGCCATTTTCCGCCGATGATGGAGTCGGATATTCCGGAGACGGTATTCGCCGCCCAGTTTCATCGAAAGCGTAACCCTCTGAATGTCGTGATCCGGGTAGGGCAGCACGCTCGTTATATCGTACAGAGGCGCAAGACGAACGCGGGCGTCTGCGCCGATCAGCAACGAGTAGTTCTTGGCGTGCGCATCCGGTCGCCCCGCCCGCGATCACGAGCCCGTCAAACTCGAACGGGTCAAGCGACTCCCCGGCCGACGCCAGGTCCGAGAGCAGGGTGTCGAGCGATCGGCCGAACAGTTCCCGGGCGCCACGGTCGGCCAACCGGAGCGCTTCCGCGCCAAGCGTGGCGATGTCGACCGGCACCGGTGCTCGCCGTGCTTCTCGCCGTTACTGCCGGAAGTCTTTGCGGAGTAGGCAGTTCCCGTGGGCGGACGTCTATTTGTCCCTGGCACTGCTGCACGACCGA
This is a stretch of genomic DNA from bacterium. It encodes these proteins:
- a CDS encoding sigma-70 family RNA polymerase sigma factor codes for the protein MRPRQYPRWRWHRETRGIPVNPGGRESSDEELMQQLAAGRQEALGPLYTRYAARIFSLAAQTLDRTTAEEIVQEVFLAIWRKAGTFAPERGTFRAWAFQIAHYRILNELRRRSRQPQLEDDPDGLRVAEAADPMPGPDEVVDLEARRAEVREALNALPQGQRRVLEMAFLEGLTHDQVAATLQLPLGTAKTRIRAGLQKLRVGLAPALGVLVLVAAGLGAVLGIRNEQAARGLDARALALLTSSETVAVRLRATAGVPPETHAVYRGHTGAAIAVLTLEKFPAAPAGETYQAWARHGRTWTSLGTVRPDARGDARLIVEGTGVAVMPDAIEVTREPARGSPNPRGPVIVSGQPGSPSNPYP
- a CDS encoding cupredoxin domain-containing protein: MARGAATLMAALLLVIGVAWTGVSPRAAASANPVGTGVRIQVKNFAFEPAAITIKVGQKLTWTNDDVVPHTATADHNVWDSGQVAPGHSFTVTVIRPGMYEYTCLNHPFMHAKVIAVK
- the gspE gene encoding type II secretion system ATPase GspE — encoded protein: MAGPKASTTTTLADRREVTLTGKKRRAEFGRSLEALRDLGLPKQVLDQAVEVLRKHGPRLSRELVQMGVLSERQFARALAQRWGLVFTELAEDGVDAEAARLVPGNLAQRHNVVAVARKQDRLVVAMPDPSNVVAIDDIRLLTGLDVEIVIASPEDITRAQSRFYGIAADVEQFLKTSTPGSDAEVPETSARDEEITVERLRSMVEEAPIVRVVNQVIQQAIQAGASDIHLEPHRQDVKVRFRVDGLLREVMAPPKQLQAALISRVKILANMDIAERRLPQDGHIHTRLNGREYDLRVSSLPTVLGENIVIRVLDQTSASVSLNLLGLPGSLLAAWETLITKPYGMIIVTGPTGSGKTTTLYASLARINTPERNIVSIEDPVEYQMAGVKQVQVNTRAGLTFASGLRSILRQDPDIVLIGEIRDRETAQIAVQASMTGHLVLTTVHTNDAAGATTRLADMGVEPFLVTASLIGVLAQRLVRVICPHCKEAYTPPTEALRRLGLDPAQHTRLSLHRARGCDHCHGTGYRGRIGVFELLVMNDRLRAAVLGGASADQIREAAQEKGMRLMWQDGVQKVLEGVTTVEELLRVVFVSEEDSANLSH